In Prunus dulcis chromosome 2, ALMONDv2, whole genome shotgun sequence, a single genomic region encodes these proteins:
- the LOC117619148 gene encoding two-component response regulator-like PRR95 isoform X3, which yields MSSQDAISTVLKCMLKGAADYLIKPVRRNELRNLWQHVWRRQTIGAQAPQNSTVPQHKAEATSENNGASKHSNDYAVSMRGNKEFSEKGSEAQSSCTTPFLGAESAYMQNMQDISQLKYGSASNLSNTDMERLEECARLAKESVMHESEAKENSGTFGSDDAPLNGHTSTAIRLREDHASAIKMVEGEGILPESYKGNANISSETHSCSYELDEPSSGAIDFIGTFDNPPKCTVGHPKSREDGTKHMGCAPQLELSLRSGLGSSNKQASDERPLLNHSDASAFSWYNNSKTVQSLFPTFPSTKSEVASKSHDSQEMSTLVSRQTAQADISLPGPQLGMIGVRSDNICAGYDHSFPSLFVRQSDLTPTWSTKSVCHGAQSFPVNTSNHSNPEIHHSEQDCHLSDKTTYKSFDQTVHKQNKLERMEESRPGSPATGQSACSSLGNAVGNNIGSGAYGSNCTSNDGDALAVASEITVASESLNGSGHYVHEGLGGADSLRSSQREAALTKFRLKRKDRCFEKKVRYQSRKLLAEQRPRVKGQFVHRAQTDSPTADAAVEL from the exons ATGTCCTCTCAGGATGCTATTAGCACGGTTTTGAAATGCATGCTAAAAGGTGCAGCTGACTATCTCATTAAGCCTGTCAGGAGGAATGAGTTGAGGAACCTTTGGCAGCATGTTTGGAGAAGGCAAACT ATTGGTGCACAAGCTCCTCAAAACTCAACTGTTCCACAGCATAAAGCTGAAGCCACTTCTGAGAATAATGGAGCAAGTAAACATTCAAATGATTATGCAGTTTCTATGCGAGGAAATAAGGAATTCAGTGAGAAAGGAAGTGAAGCACAA AGTTCTTGTACAACGCCTTTCTTGGGAGCTGAGAGTGCATACATGCAAAATATGCAGGATATTTCACAACTAAAGTATGGGAGTGCTTCTAATTTGAGCAATACAGATATGGAAAGGCTTGAAGAGTGCGCTAGGCTAGCGAAGGAATCTGTTATGCATGAGAGTGAAGCAAAAG AGAATTCGGGTACATTTGGATCAGATGATGCACCTTTGAATGGTCATACCTCAACTGCTATAAGACTGAGAGAGGACCATGCTTCTGCTATAAAAATGGTTGAAGGTGAAGGTATCCTACCAGAAAGTTACAAAGGAAATGCTAACATCTCTAGTGAAACTCACAGCTGCTCTTATGAACTGGATGAACCATCCAGTGGAGCTATTGACTTCATTGGCACCTTTGACAATCCACCCAAGTGCACTGTTGGACACCCTAAGAGTAGAGAGGATGGTACAAAGCACATGGGATGTGCTCCACAATTGGAACTTTCTTTGAGAAGTGGTCTGGGTAGTTCAAACAAGCAAGCGAGTGACGAAAGGCCTTTGCTGAACCATTCTGATGCTTCTGCCTTTTCATG GTATAATAATAGCAAGACAGTGCAATCCCTTTTCCCAACATTTCCCAGTACTAAATCAGAGGTTGCAAGTAAATCCCATGATAGCCAAGAAATGTCTACCTTGGTATCTCGTCAAACTGCCCAAGCTGATATATCTTTGCCAGGTCCTCAACTTGGGATGATTGGGGTAAGGTCTGATAATATTTGTGCTGGATACGATCATTCTTTCCCATCCTTGTTTGTTAGACAATCAGATTTAACCCCGACATGGAGTACCAAATCAGTTTGCCATGGAGCACAGTCCTTCCCTGTGAATACTTCAAATCATTCAAATCCTGAAATTCACCACTCAGAACAAGATTGTCACCTGTCTGATAAAACTACCTATAAATCTTTTGACCAAACCGTGCATAAACAGAACAAACTGGAGCGCATGGAGGAATCTAGACCTGGCTCTCCTGCTACTGGGCAGAGTGCTTGTAGTAGTTTGGGCAATGCAGTTGGCAATAATATTGGTAGCGGCGCATATGGAAGCAATTGTACTAGCAATGATGGAGATGCCTTGGCTGTGGCTAGTGAGATTACCGTGGCTTCTGAGAGCTTGAATGGCAGTGGTCACTATGTTCATGAGGGACTTGGAGGAGCTGATTCTCTTCGTTCCAGCCAAAGGGAAGCAGCTCTGACTAAGTTCCGACTGAAGCGGAAAGATCGATGCTTTGAGAAGAAG GTCCGATACCAAAGTCGGAAACTACTGGCAGAGCAGCGGCCCAGGGTGAAAGGTCAGTTCGTGCATCGGGCGCAGACTGATTCCCCAACTGCAGATGCTGCTGTTGAGTTATAA
- the LOC117619155 gene encoding anthranilate N-methyltransferase-like, translating to MASSLERKSHPQINHVEPGDEITKEEEEESFCYAMQLVGSSALSISLQSAIELGVFDIIARDGPGAKLSSSEIAAKIGTKNSEAPMMMDGILRLLTSHSVLHCSLVAANEDENGGSDFQRVYSLGPVSKYFVNDEEGGSLGPLMASSQDKVFMESWVHGMHAFEYSGLDPRFNQVFNTAMFNHTTIVIKKLLHIYKGLEAKNLTQLVDVGGGLGVTLNLITSRYQHIKGINFDLPHVINHALSFPGVEHVGGDMFASVPSGDAILLKWILHDWTDEHCLKLLKNCYKAIPDNGKVIVVEALLPAMPDTSTAVKSTSQLDVIMMTQIPGGKERSEQEFMALATGAGFSGIRYECFVWNFWVMEFFK from the exons ATGGCTTCTTCATTGGAGAGGAAAAGCCATCCCCAAATAAATCATGTTGAGCCTGGGGATGAAATTacaaaggaagaggaagaggaaagcTTCTGCTATGCCATGCAGCTGGTGGGTTCTTCTGCGCTGTCCATATCTCTGCAATCAGCAATTGAGCTTGGCGTTTTTGACATCATAGCCAGAGATGGTCCAGGCGCCAAACTCTCTTCATCTGAGATTGCAGCCAAGATTGGCACCAAGAATTCTGAGGCCCCCATGATGATGGATGGGATCCTCAGGCTCCTCACCAGCCACTCTGTTCTCCATTGCTCTCTTGTTGCTGCTAATGAGGATGAAAATGGTGGGTCTGATTTTCAGAGGGTCTATAGCCTTGGCCCTGTATCTAAGTACTTTGTGAATGATGAAGAAGGTGGTTCTTTGGGCCCCTTGATGGCATCGTCTCAAGACAAGGTCTTCATGGAAAGCTG GGTCCATGGCATGCACGCTTTTGAGTATTCAGGTTTGGACCCCAGGTTTAATCAAGTGTTCAACACAGCAATGTTTAACCACACCACCATTGTCATCAAGAAACTTCTTCATATCTACAAGGGCCTTGAAGCCAAGAACCTCACACAACTTGTTGATGTTGGTGGTGGTTTGGGAGTGACCCTTAATCTGATCACATCTAGATATCAACATATAAAGGGTATCAATTTCGACTTGCCCCATGTCATAAATCATGCCCTTTCCTTTCCTG gtgTGGAACATGTTGGAGGGGACATGTTTGCTAGTGTTCCAAGTGGGGATGCCATTCTTTTGAAg TGGATACTTCATGATTGGACCGATGAGCACTGCCTAAAGCTGTTAAAGAATTGTTACAAAGCTATTCCAGACAATGGAAAAGTGATTGTTGTGGAAGCACTACTTCCAGCTATGCCAGATACTAGCACTGCTGTGAAAAGCACTTCCCAACTTGATGTGATTATGATGACTCAAATTCCGGGAGGGAAGGAGAGGAGTGAACAAGAATTCATGGCCCTGGCAACTGGTGCTGGATTTAGTGGCATCAGATATGAATGTTTTGTCTGGAACTTTTGGGTTATGGAGTTCTTTAAGTAA
- the LOC117619246 gene encoding NDR1/HIN1-like protein 12, which yields MTKEHSPDKTHHHLPKMTEEEDHKKNPTTKKRYMAPIYTSGPYRSICTCLSILLLLAGVTALTLWLVYRPHKPQFTVVGAAVYDLNATSPPLISTTMQFTLVTHNPNRRVSIYYDRLYAFVSYKNQAITPQVALPSLVHEHRSTVAVSPVLGGRAVPVSLEVVNGLTVDEAYGVVGLRVVVMGRLRWKAGAIRTAHYGVYVKCDVLVGLKRGFVGQVPLLGNPSCQVDI from the coding sequence ATGACAAAGGAGCACTCTCCAGATAAAACCCATCACCACCTCCCTAAAATGAccgaagaagaagatcataaaaaaaaccccaccACAAAAAAACGATACATGGCTCCAATTTACACCAGCGGCCCCTACAGATCCATCTGCACCTGCCTCTCCATCTTACTCCTCCTCGCCGGCGTCACCGCCCTCACCCTCTGGCTCGTCTACCGCCCCCACAAACCCCAGTTCACCGTCGTCGGCGCCGCCGTCTACGACCTCAACGCCACTTCCCCTCCCctcatctccaccaccatGCAGTTCACCCTCGTCACCCACAACCCCAACCGCCGCGTGTCCATCTACTACGACCGCCTCTACGCCTTCGTGTCGTACAAGAACCAGGCGATCACACCACAGGTGGCCCTGCCGTCGCTGGTGCACGAGCATCGGAGCACGGTGGCGGTGTCGCCGGTGCTGGGCGGCAGGGCGGTGCCGGTGTCGTTGGAGGTGGTGAACGGGCTGACGGTGGACGAGGCGTACGGCGTAGTGGGGCTGAGGGTGGTGGTGATGGGGAGGCTGCGGTGGAAGGCCGGTGCGATAAGGACTGCGCATTATGGGGTTTATGTCAAGTGTGATGTTTTGGTTGGGTTGAAGAGAGGGTTTGTGGGTCAAGTTCCTTTGCTTGGAAATCCTTCATGTCAAGTTGATATATGA
- the LOC117620308 gene encoding transcription factor bHLH67, whose amino-acid sequence MERLQGPIDPCFFGEHLDFQCLEQGLSTTESLRFEEEEEAAHLSIPSLEDKMPFLQMLQTVNSSPPYFPLKEPSFQALLRLQHLKNPWELGKAYMPEMETQLQTALEIESCVTHDMVELHSPVKSEAKDLHNHPHSVSAGNLEAVSSECIQDQEQPNSAEINCCRKGNNSSGSPPPTWAQAQNEPEQTQYPKSPPVTRERRKRKRTRPTKNKEEVESQRMTHIAVERNRRRQMNDHLNVLRSLMPTSYIQRGDQASIVGGAIDFVKELEQLLQSLEAQKRMRRADQGSNGDNSFSSSSSSSSASMAMPSNGMFMSLSQCRIGSHEEGTTTTHLEDEVTAQNKSEAADIDVTVIQTHVNLKIQCQRRAGQLMKAILALEDLRLTVLHLNITSSQDTVLYSFNLKIEEGCKLGSADEIARAVHQIFSFINGCS is encoded by the exons ATGGAGAGGCTTCAAGGACCCATTGATCCCTGT TTTTTTGGTGAGCATTTGGATTTTCAGTGCTTAGAACAAGGATTGAGCACCACAGAAAGCTTGAgatttgaggaagaagaagaagcagcacATCTCTCAATACCAAGCTTGGAAGACAAAATGCCATTCCTTCAGATGTTACAAACTGTAAACTCCTCCCCACCTTACTTTCCCTTGAAAGAGCCAAGCTTTCAGGCACTCTTGAGACTACAGCACCTAAAGAATCCATGGGAGTTAGGCAAAGCCTACATGCCTGAAATGGAGACCCAACTTCAGACAGCACTAGAGATTGAGAGCTGTGTGACCCATGACATGGTTGAGTTGCATTCACCTGTTAAATCAGAAGCCAAGGACCTTCATAATCACCCACATTCAGTTTCTGCTGGTAATCTGGAGGCTGTTAGTTCAGAGTGCATCCAAGACCAGGAACAGCCCAACTCAGCTGAAATTAACTGTTGTAGGAAAGGCAATAACTCATCAGGATCTCCTCCACCTACCTGGGCTCAAGCACAAAATGAACCTGAGCAGACCCAGTACCCCAAATCCCCTCCAGTCAccagagaaagaagaaagcgCAAGAGAACAAGGCCAACcaagaacaaagaagaagtAGAGAGCCAGCGCATGACTCACATTGCTGTTGAACGCAACCGCAGGCGCCAAATGAATGACCATCTCAATGTTCTCAGGTCCCTCATGCCCACATCCTACATTCAAAGG GGTGACCAAGCATCTATTGTGGGGGGTGCAATAGACTTTGTGAAGGAATTGGAGCAGCTGCTTCAATCCCTTGAAGCCCAAAAGAGAATGAGAAGAGCTGATCAAGGGAGCAATGGTGACAACTCTTTTagctcatcatcatcatcctcctcTGCCAGTATGGCAATGCCATCCAATGGAATGTTCATGTCTCTGTCCCAATGCAGAATTGGGTCTCATGAGGAaggcaccaccaccacccaccTTGAGGATGAAGTCACAGCACAGAACAAGTCTGAGGCTGCAGACATAGATGTCACAGTGATCCAAACCCATGTGAACTTAAAAATCCAGTGCCAAAGAAGAGCTGGCCAGTTGATGAAAGCCATTCTTGCATTGGAAGATCTTAGGCTCACAGTTTTGCACCTCAACATTACTTCTTCACAGGATACTGTTCTTTACTCTTTCAATCTCAAG ATAGAGGAAGGATGCAAGTTAGGATCTGCAGATGAGATTGCTAGAGCTGTACATCAAATATTCAGCTTCATCAACGGCTGCAGCTGA
- the LOC117619154 gene encoding protein CURVATURE THYLAKOID 1B, chloroplastic has product MASSSSTLSISSSSTLVDTKAPRHSAAPSPQCVTLPTLPPPPVQSQNRPGKTTAYCRKIARNVMAMATGEAPAEVATTEFPEIVKTVQEAWEKVEDKYAVSSLGVAVAVALWGSTGLISAIDRLPLVPGALELVGIGYTGWFAYKNLVFKPDREALTQKIKDTYKDIIGSG; this is encoded by the exons ATGGCGTCTAGCTCCTCCACACTTTCCATCTCCTCCTCATCCACCCTTGTTGACACCAAGGCTCCCCGCCACTCGGCAGCACCATCGCCGCAATGTGTGACCCTCCCTACGCTTCCTCCACCCCCGGTTCAGTCTCAGAACCGCCCAGGGAAGACTACTGCCTATT gTCGTAAGATTGCGCGCAATGTCATGGCCATGGCCACAGGGGAAGCACCTGCAGAAGTGGCTACAACTGAGTTCCCAGAGATTGTGAAGACAGTTCAAGAAGCT TGGGAAAAAGTTGAAGATAAGTATGCAGTGTCTTCACTTGGGGTGGCTGTTGCTGTTGCACTATGGGGCTCCACTGGATTGATCTCG GCAATTGATAGGCTTCCTTTAGTCCCTGGTGCTCTTGAGCTTGTAGGCATTGGCTACACCGGG TGGTTTGCATACAAGAACCTTGTTTTCAAACCAGACAG GGAAGCTTTGACGCAGAAGATTAAAGACACATACAAAGATATAATCGGGAGCGGCTAG
- the LOC117619626 gene encoding metal tolerance protein 1-like, translated as MEAQNTNHAQVIEIHRDGHDGETSVGGSKICGEAPCGLSDARSVSKDAKERSASMRKLLIAVVLCVLFMGVEIAGGIEANSLAILTDAAHLLSDVAAFAISLFSMWAAGWEATPRQSYGFFRIEILGALVSIQMIWLLAGILVYEAIDRMIHPTSEVNGFLMFLVATFGLVVNIAMAILLGHDHGHGHGHGHGHDGHDGHDHGHSHGMTISTHDHHAHDHEEHSHEHEHLHTHEDHKNHHADEDHGHHHADEAHAEPLLDKPKDGLGQKKQRNINLQGAYLHVLGDSVQSIGVMIGGAIIWYKPEWKIVDLICTLIFSVIVLGTTINMMRNILDVLMESTPREIDATKLEEGLLEMDEVVAIHELHIWAITVGKVLLACHVKIRPEANADMVLDDVIDYIRREHNISHVTIQIER; from the coding sequence ATGGAAGCACAAAATACTAATCATGCACAGGTTATTGAGATCCATCGAGATGGTCATGATGGTGAGACGAGTGTTGGTGGGAGTAAGATTTGTGGGGAAGCACCATGTGGACTCTCGGATGCTAGATCCGTCTCTAAAGATGCCAAAGAGCGATCAGCCTCCATGCGCAAGCTCTTAATTGCAGTGGTACTTTGTGTTCTGTTCATGGGTGTTGAGATTGCTGGTGGCATTGAAGCCAATAGTTTAGCAATATTGACAGATGCAGCACATTTGCTCTCGGACGTTGCAGCCTTTGCCATATCCTTGTTCTCTATGTGGGCTGCTGGTTGGGAAGCCACTCCCCGTCAGTCCTATGGGTTTTTTAGGATTGAAATTCTTGGTGCCCTGGTTTCCATCCAGATGATATGGTTACTTGCTGGGATATTGGTGTATGAAGCCATAGATAGAATGATTCATCCGACATCTGAGGTGAATGGCTTTCTAATGTTTCTTGTTGCCACATTTGGTCTAGTGGTTAATATAGCTATGGCCATTCTGTTGGGCCATGATCATGGGCATGGGCATGGGCACGGGCACGGACATGATGGACATGATGGACATGATCACGGTCACAGTCATGGAATGACAATTTCTACTCATGATCATCATGCTCATGATCATGAGGAACACTCACATGAACATGAGCACCTTCACACTCATGAAGATCATAAAAATCATCATGCTGATGAAGATCATGGACACCATCATGCTGATGAAGCTCATGCAGAGCCACTGTTGGATAAGCCAAAAGATGGACTTGGGCAGAAGAAGCAAAGGAACATAAATCTACAGGGAGCTTATCTCCATGTGCTTGGGGACTCTGTTCAAAGTATCGGGGTGATGATTGGAGGGGCAATCATATGGTACAAGCCTGAGTGGAAGATAGTCGATTTGATTTGCACTCTAATCTTTTCGGTCATTGTTTTGGGGACAACGATCAATATGATGCGGAACATACTTGATGTGCTGATGGAAAGCACACCAAGAGAGATTGATGCGACAAAACTTGAAGAGGGGTTGCTGGAGATGGATGAAGTGGTGGCTATCCATGAGCTGCATATATGGGCTATCACAGTGGGGAAAGTCCTGCTGGCTTGCCATGTGAAAATCAGACCAGAAGCAAACGCAGACATGGTGCTGGACGATGTGATAGATTATATCAGAAGGGAGCATAACATCAGCCATGTGACCATACAAATTGAGCGTTAG